In one Silene latifolia isolate original U9 population chromosome 10, ASM4854445v1, whole genome shotgun sequence genomic region, the following are encoded:
- the LOC141608058 gene encoding uncharacterized protein LOC141608058 produces the protein MHATIPPKLKDPGSFSIPCHIGHLAISKALCDSGASVNVMPYSICKKLNMGQLNITNMTLQMADRSLQRPLGVLEDVPVRIGKYFIPVDFVILDMAKDVHIPIILGRPFLYTTGAIIDLGRGRLTLVLGDDLITFDLEKALKQPMIEETCNRIDIIDLTVDDSLSLNLDRDPLEIALLTDPAIETSSWSPEVFAVEKLMTGEECKENKVLSLGSPSKAAKVQKPELKPLPSHLKYIFLDTCEMNPVIVNASVGPCGHMLMF, from the coding sequence ATGCACGCTACCATTCCACCAAAGctaaaggatccagggagtttttctatcccttgtcatatagGTCATTtagctattagtaaagctctttgtgattctGGAGCTAGTGTCAATGTTATGCCGTATTCAATATGTAAAAAGCTTAATATGGGTCAACTTAATATCACTAATATGACtctacagatggctgaccgttcTTTACAACGCCCTCTAGGTGTTTTAGAAGACGTGCCAGTTAGAATAGGGAAAtatttcattccagttgacttCGTTATTCTTGATATGGCTAAAGATGTCCACATCCCCATCATTCTAGGCAGACCATTCCTTTATACCACAGGGGCCATTATAGATTTGGGGAGAGGCCGCCTGACATTAGTTTTAGGAGATGATTTGATCACTTTTGATTTAGAAAAAGCATTAAAGCAACCCATGATTGAGGAAACTTGTAATAGAATTGATATTATTGATTTGACTGTTGATGACTCTCTTTCTTTGAACTTGGATAGGGATCCTTTGGAGATTGCCCTGCTGACTGATCCAGCTATTGAGACGAGctcatggagtccagaagtttTTGCAGTAGAGAAGTTGATGACTGGAGAGGAATGCAAAGAAAATAAGGTTTTGAGCTTAGGTAGCCCCTCAAAGGCTGCCAAGGTACAGAAACCTGAACTtaaaccccttccctctcatcttaagtataTATTTCTGGACACTTGTGAGATGAATCCTGTAATTGTCAATGCTAGTGTTGGACCATGTGGTCATATGcttatgttttga
- the LOC141608059 gene encoding uncharacterized protein LOC141608059 has translation MTPNKKTSEFKNTFANRGCFKCGESGHMIKDCPTWDKIKDKAQRDKTKKEFKQVLIVSCWGDLETEDDDESEEEEVANLCFSNNGSDNDNDKESLESVCCFIGDSESDEEEELKSKVIAEAATTLDKTNAEKKILESKVIAHDAITSDLKLNIKHLQAKLFVVVEDHTECDEEIQSLKNLLLHARKVHDKWEGSAQVLDFLTEQSDNNLKQGLGYECYSRRDHRHVQDNCVKRVQDLRKNTEYANTSNIVVEDIDSSTDKSDTEVERNNNFRWYYDRSFEYKKKADAPKRPPKPTESIKTKAPPRQPFRRPIEKTKTQPRTIPRQTPTIPKKKIVRQVTLHGGFVTFGDNKKGKVIGIGKVGISSSSAIGDVYLVSGTSNIVLEGQRVKNVYKLDLNNIPSNSFTCMKVTVDDPCLWHKRFAHINALTLNKLKRWDLVEGLPSIRFDQETLCDSCARCKHVRSSFKPKRMDEEEDLDDPDFRLSKEDPPELDDENKEIEGTKDEQGCPSNDKEKTESIVDDTITSSQSKSSETEVIPNEDITSTSRQSSGVKVIADSTITPGTSSGGTRIETHSLEDGQPSSNDDVPPTSKKWKYKGSHPMDTILGSLNDGVKTRRKLNNFCSFYSFLSNIEPANIKEALAEPDWIVAMQEELQQFERNKVWHLVPRPKDRTIIGTRWVFRNKLDDTGVIVLNKARLVVQGYNQQEGIDYDETFAPVARLEAIRLLIAFAAHKGIKLFQMDVKTAFLNGYLNEEVFVEQPPGFLDSKFQNHVFKLDKALIDDLRI, from the exons ATGACGCCAAACAAGAAAACTTCTGAGTTTAAGAACACGTTCgcgaatagaggatgcttcaagtgcggAGAATCCGGACATATGATTAAAGACTGTCCCACATGGGACAAAATCAAAGACAAAGCTCAACGTGACAAGACTAAGAAGGAGTTTAAACAAGTGTTGATTGTGTcttgctggggagatctcgaAACAGAGGATGACGACGagtcagaagaagaagaagttgctaacttGTGTTTTAGCAACAATGGATCAGACAACGACAACGATAAAGAAAGCTTGGAGTCCGTGTGTTGCTTCATAGGGGACTCTGAAtctgatgaagaagaagag CTCAAatccaaagttatagctgaagCAGCTACAACTTTAGATaagacaaatgctgagaagaagattcttgagtctaaagttatagcccATGACGCTATAACCTCAGatctgaaactcaacattaagcatcttcaagccaag CTCTTTGTAGTTGTAGAAGACCACACTGAATGTGATGAAGAGATCCAATCTCTTAAAAATTTACTTCTACATGCTAGGAAAGTCCacgataagtgggaaggtagtgCTCAAGTCCTAGATTTcttaactgagcaatcagataataattTGAAACAAGGTCTAGGATATGAATGCTACAGTCGTAGAGACCATA GACACGTCCAAGATAACTGTGTTAAACGTGTGCAAGATTTGCGCAAAAACACTGAATATGCTAACACGTCTAACATAGTTGTCGAAGACATCGATTCTTCTACAGATAAGTCAGATACTGAAGTAGAACGAAATAATAATTTTCGTTGGTATTATGATAGAAGTTTCGAGTACAAGAAAAAGGCTGATGCACCTAAACGACCACCAAAGCCTACAGAGTCTATTAAGACTAAGGCTCCCCCTAGACAGCCTTTTAGGAGACCTATAGAGAAGACCAAAACTCAACCTAGGACTATACCTAGACAAACCCCCACGATTCCTAAGAAGAAAATCGTTAGACAAGT AACCCTTCATGGTGGATTTGTCACttttggtgataacaagaagggtaaggtTATTGGCATCGGTAAGGTTGGCATATCATCTTCTAGTGCTATTGGCGATGTTTACCTAGTAAGTG gaactagcaatatTGTGCTTGAAGGACAACGAGTTAAGAATGTCTATAAACTTGATTTGAATAATATTCCGTCTAACTCGTTTACGTGTATGAAAGTAACTGTTGATGATCCTTGTCTTTGGCACAAAAGGTTTGCTCACATTAATGCTCTAACTTTGAACAAGCTTAAgagatgggatttggttgaaggactaccGTCAATCAGATTCGACCAAGAGACTCTATGTGACTCCTGTGCTCGCTGCAAACATGTAAGATCGTCGTTCAAACCTAAGAGAATG gatgaggaagaggaTTTGGACGATCCAGACTTCAGATTATCTAAAGAGGATCCTCCAGAATTGGATGACGAGAATAAGGAGATTGAAGGCACAAAGGATGAACAAGGATGCCCTTCAAATGATAAAGAGAAAACGGAGAgcatagttgatgatactataacctcttctcaatccaaaAGTTCAGAGAccgaagttatacctaatgaagATATAACTTCAACTTCTAGACAAAGTAGTggagttaaagttatagctgactCCACTATAACCCCAGGCACAAGCTCAGGGGGAACGAGGATTGAGACTCATTCATTAGAAGATGGTCAGCCTAGTTCAAATGACGATGTGCCTCCAACctctaagaaatggaaatataaagGTTCACATCCAATGGATACGATCCTAGGTAGTTTGAATGACGGAGTTAAAACTCGTCGGAAGCTTAACAACTTCTGCTCATTTTATTCCTTTCTCTCGAATATAGAGCCTGCAAacatcaaagaagcacttgcagaaccagattggatcgtggCTATGCAAGAGGAATTACAACAGTTTGAGCGCAACAAAGTATGGCACTTGGTTCCAAGGCCAAAGGATCGAACCATCATTGGTACACGTTGGGTATTCCGCAACAAGCTAGATGATACGGGAGTTATAGTTCTCAACAAGGCAAGATTGGTAGTACAAGGGTacaaccaacaagaaggaatcgactatgatgaaaccttcgctcccGTTGCCAGATTAGAGGCTATTAGACTGTTAATAGCATTTGCTGCTCACAAGGGGATTAAActatttcaaatggacgttaagacagcatttcttaacggttatttgaacgAAGAGGTTTTTGTTGAGCAACCTCCAGGTTTcttagatagcaagtttcaaaaccatgtttttaaACTAGACAAAGcatt AATTGATGACCTCCGAatttga